A window of the Lolium perenne isolate Kyuss_39 chromosome 7, Kyuss_2.0, whole genome shotgun sequence genome harbors these coding sequences:
- the LOC127313336 gene encoding probable methyltransferase PMT26: protein MALGHTRADVRSGSSCLSATIVAVFVGLCLVGVWMASSTLVSPVEFSPFQAGSLWRRPTPTPAGAGTEGNTTPDAPVVDSEKSADEQEEPPAARQDAVAEPLERTNQQPDEQVVTEPNVEKPDVDQEQESKRDAEVFPDASQAELLNETATDPAQWRTQAAKSDIPDTTTVASTAAASANWKLCDTEAGADYIPCLDNVEFIRKLQHDEHYEHRERHCPEEPPTCLVPLPNGYRSPIRWPKSRDQIWYSNVPHTQLVEFKGHQNWVNISGEHLVFPGGGTQFKYGALHYIDFIQEAKKDVAWGKRTRVILDVGCGVASFGGYLFDRDVLTMSFAPKDEHEAQVQFALERGIPAISAVMGTKRLPFPSGVFDAVHCARCRVPWHIEGGKLLLELNRVLRPGGYFVWSATPVYLKKPEDVEIWEAMSALTRSMCWELVNKVMERINRKGIAIFQKPKDNRCYDARSADANPPLCGEYDNPDAVWNVSLQSCIHKFPTGPAIRGSRWPEEWPLRVEKPPYWLNSSEAGVYGKPAPDDFQADYEHWKRVIRNSYMEGFGIDWNAVRNVMDMKAVYGGFAAALRNMKVWVMNVVPIDSPDTLPIIYERGLFGLYHDWCESFSTYPRSYDLVHANHIFSKVKKRCELLGVIVEVDRIARPGGRLIVRDDMETISEVESIVKSLHWEVRLSYSQDKEGLLFVQKTMWRPNPSSS from the exons ATGGCGCTCGGCCACACGCGCGCCGACGTCCGGTCGGGCTCCTCCTGCTTGTCCGCCACCATCGTAGCCGTCTTCGTCGGGCTCTGCCTGGTCGGGGTCTGGATGGCCTCCTCCACCCTCGTCTCCCCCGTCGAGTTCTCTCCGTTCCAGGCAGGCTCATTGTGGCGCCGCCCCACCCCAACCCCCGCCGGTGCTGGAACGGAGGGGAACACGACCCCCGACGCCCCCGTCGTCGACTCAGAAAAAAGCGCCGATGAGCAGGAGGAGCCTCCTGCGGCGAGACAGGACGCCGTGGCAGAGCCGCTAGAGAGAACAAATCAGCAGCCTGATGAACAGGTTGTGACAGAGCCCAATGTGGAGAAGCCGGATGTGGATCAGGAGCAAGAGTCCAAAAGAGACGCAGAGGTATTCCCGGACGCAAGCCAGGCCGAGCTCCTCAACGAGACGGCAACAGATCCGGCACAATGGCGCACGCAGGCCGCCAAGTCTGACATTCCAGATACCACCACGGTGGCGTCGACTGCAGCGGCGAGCGCCAATTGGAAGCTCTGCGACACCGAGGCCGGAGCCGACTACATCCCGTGCCTCGACAACGTAGAATTCATCAGGAAGCTGCAGCACGACGAGCACTACGAGCACCGGGAGCGGCATTGCCCCGAGGAGCCGCCGACGTGCCTCGTTCCTCTGCCAAATGGGTACCGGAGCCCGATAAGATGGCCCAAGAGCAGAGATCAG ATATGGTACAGCAATGTCCCCCATACTCAGCTGGTGGAATTCAAGGGGCATCAGAACTGGGTCAATATCTCTGGGGAGCATCTGGTGTTTCCGGGAGGTGGGACTCAGTTCAAGTATGGCGCGTTGCATTACATCGATTTCATTCAGGAG GCAAAGAAAGATGTGGCATGGGGAAAAAGGACCCGTGTAATTCTAGACGTGGGCTGCGGAGTGGCGAGCTTTGGAGGATATCTGTTCGACAGAGATGTTCTTACCATGTCCTTTGCACCGAAAGATGAGCATGAGGCTCAGGTGCAGTTTGCTCTCGAGAGAGGAATCCCTGCCATATCGGCGGTTATGGGCACGAAAAGGCTCCCGTTTCCTAGCGGGGTCTTTGATGCTGTTCATTGTGCACGCTGTAGGGTACCATGGCATATTGAAGGTGGGAAGCTCTTGCTCGAATTGAACAGAGTGTTACGGCCTGGTGGTTACTTTGTGTGGTCTGCGACTCCTGTGTACCTGAAAAAACCCGAGGATGTCGAGATATGGGAAG CCATGTCTGCTCTGACAAGGTCGATGTGCTGGGAATTGGTGAATAAAGTAATGGAGAGGATAAATCGAAAGGGCATAGCAATTTTCCAAAAACCAAAGGACAACCGCTGCTACGACGCAAGATCTGCTGATGCGAACCCTCCACTGTGTGGAGAATACGATAATCCTGATGCTGTCTG GAATGTTTCGTTGCAGTCTTGTATCCATAAATTTCCCACTGGCCCCGCCATCCGTGGTTCACGGTGGCCGGAAGAATGGCCATTGAGGGTGGAAAAACCACCTTACTGGTTGAACAGCTCAGAGGCTGGAGTGTATGGAAAGCCTGCTCCAGACGATTTTCAAGCAGACTACGAGCACTGGAAGCGGGTCATACGCAATTCTTATATGGAAGGCTTTGGTATTGATTGGAACGCTGTCAGAAATGTTATGGACATGAAAGCTGTATATGGAGG GTTTGCAGCGGCTTTGCGAAACATGAAGGTGTGGGTCATGAACGTAGTTCCAATTGATTCACCCGACACACTCCCGATCATATACGAGCGCGGGCTGTTTGGACTGTACCATGACTGGTGCGAGTCGTTTAGCACCTACCCGAGAAGCTACGATCTTGTGCACGCGAACCATATCTTCTCCAAGGTTAAGAAGAG GTGTGAACTGTTGGGTGTGATCGTGGAGGTGGATCGTATAGCGAGGCCGGGAGGGAGGCTGATTGTTAGGGATGACATGGAGACGATAAGCGAGGTCGAGTCAATTGTCAAATCGCTGCACTGGGAGGTCCGGTTGTCGTACTCTCAGGACAAGGAAGGCCTTCTATTTGTGCAGAAGACCATGTGGCGACCAAACCCTTCTTCCAGTTGA